TTCGTACCGATTTTTTGAGATCAACCATCACTGTCCGAGTCCTGCGACTTCAACGGTCGCGGCGCGCTTTGGCGAAAACCCGGTCGGTAGCCATGAATCGCTCCAGCATGGGGGCGATCAGGCGGGCGGGCGGGATTGGGCTGCCTTCGCCGAGTAGCTCGCCATAAACGACCAGATCACGGTGGACGGACGCCGGCAGTTCCACGGTAAGCTTGACCGGCCGATCGTCGGCCAGCGGCCCGAGCTTCAGTTTCGTCATCGATTGTCTCCGATCGCTTCCAGGACAAGGTCGCGGGTCAGAACGATCCTGAGCGGATGCCCCGGCCTGATGGTGAGCGTGGGCTGCACATTCAATTGCCGCCGCACGATCTGCTGGCCGGTCTGGTTGATGGTGTCCTGCGAACCGCGTCGCAGGGCACGGGTGAGATCGTCCTCGCTGTCTGCCCCCAACTCGGCCCCGACCCCGAGCAAGGTCGATATGGCGGCGGCTTTGAGCAGATTCCCCCAATGCTGATTCACGCGGTCCTGTAGCCCCGCGAACCCCGACGCATCGGTGCCGGGCTGGCGCTCGAGAACGATCGAGCGGCCGTCCGGCATGATCAGCCGGTCCCAGGCGAGCAGCACGCGAGTCTGGCCCGCCGCGACCTCGCTGTCATACTCGCCGATCAGCCGCGCGCCCTGAGATCGGACAGCGAGACGACGCCATCCTTGGTCCGCATGGCGACGAGGTTGGGCGCGGCGCATTGCAGCTCGCGCGTGTCCTCGATCAGCACGATCCGGTCGGTGGTCCGCGCGACTTCCGCGAGCAGCGCGTTGACCAGCGTGGTCTTGCCGGTGCCGGTTCCGCCCGCGACGAGGATGTTGGCGCGGGTTTCCACCCCATGCCGCAGCGCATCGGCGTGAGTCGCCGACATGATCCCGGCAGCCGCATAGTCGCCCAGCGTGAACACCGCGACGGCCGGCTTGCGGATCGCGAAGGCGGGCGCGGCGACGACGGGCGGCAGCAGCCCCTCGAACCGCTCGCCCCCTTCGGGCAGCTCGGCCGAGACGTGCGGGGACCGGGCGTGAACCTCGACGCCGACATGGTGCGCGACCAGGCGCACGATGCGTTCGCCGTCCGCGGCGGTCAGCAGCTCACCGGTGTCGCTGATGCCTTCGCCCAGCCGGTCGACCCACAGCCGGCCGTCCGGGTTCAGCATCACCTCGATCACGGCGGCATCGTCGAGCCAGGCGGCGATCGACGGCCCGAGCGCCGTGCGCAGCATCCGCGCGCCGCGTGACTTCGCCTCGGAACGGATCGGGTGGACGGTCAAGAAAAAGCCCCTGATGAGGGCCGGGCGAACCGCCGCCCGGCTTCAGGGGCTCAGCAAGAAAGCCGCAAAGCGGGCAGATTCAACAAGGAAATGCAGCCGTCGAACCGTGGCGAAGAAAGACAGGGAATGGCGTAGGAACCGCGCAATGCCGGTCTCCGAACTGGGCATCGATTTTCATCAGTGCCGCGTTACCGATTCGAGATGCCGGTCAGTTTCCAGTGACAGGGCTGCATGCCAGAGTGGCGTCTTGAAGAAATGCTCCTGCCGGGCGAACCCTTCTCCGGTGCGGACCTCTTCCAGCAGCCCCGCCCAGCACAGCGGACGCAAGACATGAATATAGAGCGCGGCCCTTTGTCGCGGATATCCATGTGGCGTTTCCTGTTCGTCGGAACCGAACAGGACAGAACATAGCGTTTCCTCGCTCACGCCGTTCTGCACTTCGACATTGATCACGTTCAGGAAGATGTCCCAGTTTCCGAGCAGATGGTCTCCGTACCGGGTGTATTTGCTGTGATCGGTGTCGAAGAGCAGCCGCGATGCCAGCAGCGTCCATAAGCTGGCAGGGTCATTCTTCAACTGTCCGGCAAGACGGGTGAGATGCAGTGCGCCCTGACGGTGGCGCACGAGCTTCGCTCGCACCAGCAGATCATGCAGGATTACCAGGGGCGGAAAATCCGACTCGTTGAGCACCTTGTTGACCGCATAAAGATCGGACGCTGAATACCAGCGCCAGTCGAACGCTTCTGCGGCCCATTCCACAAAATAGCGTTTCAACCCACGCGATGCGGTAAGCCCGATCGGACCGTTGGCCTCGATATACCCGATGGTCAGCAATGCGGCACGAAGCAGCGGAGAATGCTGTGCCGGTAACTCCGGGTCGATGATCGGGTTGAAAGGCGTCATCATCTCACTGTCGCGAATCTACCGGCAAAAGCCAGTTGCCATGCGCGGACGACGCACATAGCCGCACGCTTGTCTCTGTCCACAATATCCCTTATCCTGATGACAAGAGTTTGAAGGAAACTATCATGTCCAGAACCATGACGCTGAACGTGCGGGTGAGCGGAGCGCTGGGTGAGTTCGTTGCCAGCAACGTCGGGGACGACGGGGCCTATGAGAATGTCAGCGAATATGTCCGGGATCTCATCCGCCGCGATAAGGAGCGCGCCGAAGCCGAACGGTTCGAGCGATTAAAGGTCGAATTGACCGCCGCCTTCGCGGCACCTGAATCGGCTTATGAGGCTATCGACGCCGAGACGGTCATCGCCCGCAACGCGCGGCATTGATCGCATGACCGCCTTTCGCGTCCAGGATCGAGCGGGCTGCCGTCTCGACGATATCTATGTCTATACCCGCGACACCTGGAGCGAGGAACAGGCCGTCCGCTACATACGGGGACTGTTCAAACGGTTCGGCGAGATTGCGGCGCGAAAAACCCCCTGGCGGCCTGTTCCGGCCGAGTTCGGGGTGGACGGCTTCTACTGCCGGCATGAGCATCACTATATCTACTGGCGCCTGCTGTCCGATGGCGCGGTCGGGATCGTGACGGTGCTGCACGAACGGATGCACCAGTTGGAACGTTTTCGCGAAGACGCGCCGTTGTAGCAGGCACGCGGCAGAGCTCGTCGAGGTGAGCTGGTGGGTACGGCTACATGATAATCGAAACAGAATTATTGGCCGCCATGTGCAAGGCTTTGCCCGCCTCGGTTGCTGCCGGGCCGGAAACACCTGACTGCGCGCCATGTGGCAAAGGTGCCTATGCGCTCATCATCACCATCGGCTCCCCGGCGGAATTTGCACATAAAGGCATCACGCATGTCCTGCCCGCCAGCACATACATCTATGCCGGGAGTGCATACGGTCCCGGCGGTATCGGCGCCCGATTGCGGCGGCATTTCCAGCGAGAGAAAAAGCTGCATTGGCACATCGACCGGCTCACCACCGCAGCGGAGAGTGTTCGGGCACTCGCCATTGAACACGGCAGGGAATGTGAGATTATCGCTGCGCTTGGCCATCTACCGGGATTTCGGCACCCGGCCCTAGGCTTTGGCAGCAGCGATTGCCGCACCTGTTCCTCGCACCTTCTCCAATATTGCCCATGACCGGATGACTTCACCGCTGCCCCGGCCTACAGTCTATGCTTCCAGGGGGGGGCCGGCACAGGGCTGAGATACCGCAGGCGTAAAGCAGCGCGGAAAACCCTTCGAACCTGATCCGGGTCATGCCGGCGAAGGGATGGGATATGTCCGCCTCCCGCCGCACCATGACCATGCCAGAGAAAGGGCATGACGATGAGTGAGCGCTTTACCGACAGCCTGCGGCAGGCGAGCGAGCCGTCATGGTCCAGGGCGACCGGCCACCGCCTTGTCACCCAGTTGTTCGACGGCAGCGTGCCGGACAAGGTGATGGCATCCTATCTCATTCAGGATCACCGCTTCCTCGACAGTTTCCTGATCCTGCTGGGCGCAGCGATGGCGAGCGCGGACAGTTTCGAGGCGCGGATACGGTTCGGGCAGTTTACCGGCATGGTGTCGGGAGAAGAGAACACCTACTTTCTGCGTTCATTCGAGGCACTGGGCGTCAGCGAACGGGAACGGAGGGACGCACCGGATACTGAGCCAACAGCCGGGTTCAAGGCGATCATGCGCGAGGCGGCGGCCACCCGTTCCTATGTCGCGGCGCTGGCGGTGCTGAACGTCGCGGAATGGCTCTATCTCGACTGGGCGATGAAGGCGCCCCAACCGCTTCCCGAAAACTTCGTCCATGCCGAATGGATCACATTGCACGACAATCCGGATTTCCGGGACTTCGTGGCCTTCCTGCGCGCGGAACTGGATCGCGTCGGCCCGTCCGAAGCGGAGGTCGCCCGCGACTTCTTCCTGCGCGCGGTCGCGCTGGAGCTGGCCTTCTTCGATGCAGCTTATGAGGTTGAGGCCTGATCCCATGGACATTTTCGATCGTCTGAAAGCATCAGCCCAGTCCGACTGGGATAGCTATGTCGATCATGCGTTCGTACGCCAGATGGGCGACGGCACTCTGCCCGAGCCCGCATTCCGCACCTATCTGGTGCAGGATTATCTGTTCCTGATCCAGTTCGCTCGCGCCTGGGCGCTGGCGGCCTACAAGAGCCGGACCATCGCCGATATCCGGGCCGCGCAGGCCGGCCTTGCCTCCATCCTCGACGAGACAGAACTGCATGTGCGTCTCTGCGCCCGCTGGGGACTCTCGCCTGAAGCGCTGGAGGCTGCGCCCGAGCATCAGGCGACGGTGGCTTACACTCGCTTCGTACTGGACTGCGGCGCGGCCGGAGACTTGCTCGACCTGCATGTGGCGCTGGCGCCATGCGTTATCGGCTATGCCGAAATCGGTAGGAAGCTCGCACCCCATGGTGTCGATGCCCTGGGCGATCACCCCTATCGCGAGTGGATCGGGGAATATGCAGGCGATGGCTATCAGGGGGTTGCAGATGCTGCCCGCCGTCACCTGGACGATCTTGCTGCCCGCTCCCTGACGGATCGGCGATTTGCCGAGCTTTCCAGCCTGTTCGGCAAGGCCTCACGGCTCGAAGCGGACTTCTGGCAGATGGGCCTCGATGGCGTGACAAAGGAACGCCGGGACTGATGCGCAGAGGCCGGAGGGGCTGGCAGAAAAGGCGATCGCCTGCACCGAAGACAAAGCTGAGCAACCGGGCTTTCTGGACCGTCACCGCGATCATGTCCGCCAGCGCCTTCGGGGCGGTCTGGTTCTGGGATGGCGGGCCGTCGGTTTCATCCCCCGGCGATCCGGACACATTCGCCTGCACCGCCCCCTATATCCACGACGGCGACAATATCCGGTGTCAGGAAACCGGGCGCGGAAGGCTGTACGGGATCGATGCTCCCGAAATGCCCGGCGCGTGTCGTCCGGGACGCAGTTGCACGCCGGGCGACCCGATCGCCAGCAGGAACCATCTTCGCAGTCTCACTGCTTCTGGAGACATCCGGTGCAGGAAAATCGAGACCGACCATTATGGCCGGGCGATCCTGCAATGCTGGACCGGTCAGACGGATCTGGCATGCGCGCAGGTGAAGGCAGGCCATGCCGTTAAACGCTACGGGAATCTGCGATGCAGATAATCAGCAGGAGAGCATACAGCTGTGAATGCTCGGCTCCGGCAAGCGCCAACATTGCCGACATTCCACGGCTTAAAGTGGCGCCCTAAAACCTGCCGATCATTCATCGGGCCATTGCATCCTAGCGTGCGATCCAAATTCCATTGATCCTGTGGGCAAAACCGAAGCGAGTTGCGCCCTCCTTCTGTCGACAAGACCGAAGTGCTGGCACCGGCGCGAGGCATAGAACAAAGGGAACCGCTGCACCTAGACATCGCCGCGGAGTTTCCTTTAGCTACATAAAGCATTCGACCGCGTCACACTCCATAGTATCCAACTGACGTCAGGCAGAATCGCAAGGCAATCGATCGGCATCAGGGGGGTATGGTGGCAGAGAACCCATCACAGGATTACTGCGTTCAGTTCGTCACCGAACGCGGGATCTCGCGCCAGAGCGAACCGGGCACGATCACGATCGCGCCAAGTTCGGACAGCTGGAATGATTTCGGCGAGCGCATCCTTGTCGAGATCGCCATCCAACCCCGCAGCGAGCCCCCATTCTCGCATGAGCGCCTGACCTTCCGTGGCTTCTTTGGCTTCGTCGATAAGCAGGCAGGAAAAAGCGATACACTGCATTTGCGCGACATCGTCGATCAGACTCCCGACACGCCAGTCTCGGCCGACAAGGTGCCGGATTATTTCACGATGCTGCCGGACATGGCGAGCTATCGCCGCATCGTCGGCTATCTCGGCCCGGAGGAAGCCCGGCTTGCACTGCGTGCGATAAACGACATCGTCGAGGCCGACGACCGGCCGGTCAACCGACCCTGGCTGCGCGCGGCGCGTGAGAGCCAGATCTTCCTCAACGCCTTCCTGCGCCATAGCGAACCCTATTTCACCTGGAAGAATGCGGCACCGATCCTGCGCGGCGTCGAATATGAGGAACTCGACCGGATTTCCGACGGGCTCCATATCAAATTCCGGCTCGCCGGCCGGCCCAACGACCATGACCTCACCTTCCGCTTTGCCGATGGCGACGCCGTGCTGCCGCAGCGCTTCGCGATCGTGATCGGCAAGAATGGCGTCGGAAAAAGCCAGACGCTGGCGCAGATCGTCGATGCCGCACTCGCCGGCAAGCCGAAGCTGACCGACACTCGGGGCGACCGGCCGCTATTCAACCGCATCCTCGGATTCTACCCATCGGCGACCATCACCTCGGTGTTCCCTAGCGACCGGCGCAAGCACGCGCGGGTCTGGTATCGGCGCTTTTCGATGGTGAGCGGGCGCTCGCGCCAGACGACCAGCGATCTCATCGTCCAGCTCGCGCGCAGCATAGAGGGCATCGGCGGCACCAGCCGCTATGAAATTTTCCTGAAGGCCATCACCACGATCGACGGGTTCCGGGAGCTGGTCCTGCGCACCAAGAGCGGTGAGCGCGGTCCGGTCCCAGTTCACGGCCTCAATCGCGGCGCCGAGCAGGAGACCATCCGTCGCTACGCGTCGATCAACACCCGCTCCGAACCCGTCCGAATGATCGACGGCAAAACCTATCCCCTGAGCAGCGGCGAACTCAGCTTTCTCCGGTTCGCGGCGCTTGCTGGCCTTTATATCGAGAACGGCACGCTGCTGCTGTTCGACGAGCCCGAGACGCACCTCCATCCCAACTTCATCAGCCAGTTCGTCGCGCTGCTCGATGGGCTGCTCGCGCAGACCGGGTCGGCGGCGATCCTCGCGACCCATTCGGTCTATTTCGTGCGCGAGGCGGTCGAGGAACAGGTCACGGTGCTGCGGTCGGATGAAGACCGTGCGATTTCGGCGGAGACGCCGACGCTCAAAACCTTCGGCGCCGATGTCGGCGCGATATCCTATTTTGTATTCGGCGAGGATCAGCCCTCGCGGCTGGCGCTCGAAGTCGAGAACAAGATCATGGCGCAGACAGCATCGTGGGCGACGGTGTTCGAGACCTATAAAGACCGGGTGTCGCTCGACCTACTCGGCGAGATCCGCGCTCGCGTCGAAGGCACCGATAGCGAGGCCGACGGACAATGAACCGGCTCGATCCGTCCGAGGATTTCGACGATGCCGGTGCGCTCGATGCGCTCGGCCTCAACACGCGCCTCAAATCCTATCCGGATTTCGCGGTCGAAATCCCCGCGCTCAAGGCCGGCTATCTCCAGTATGTCGCTGCCAGCGGTAACGCCCACGTCATCCTCAACGTGGCCCTACCCGACCCCATCAAAGCACAACTCAAGTCGCTTTACGCCAGCCCATCCAACGAGCTGCCGCACATCAACCGCATGCGCGCCGAGAGCGACGCCAATTGCTGCCCGATGTGCGGATCGTTCCACAGCGGCACGCTCGATCATTTGCTGCCCAAGACCGATTTTCCGGCTTTCGCGATCTTCGGCCGCAATCTCGTGCCGGCCTGCAAATGCAACAGCAAGCGCAGCACGCTCCTCACCGGACCCAATCCGGGCGAGCGTATCCTCCATCCTTATTATGACGACATCCTGGGCGAGCGGCTGTTCGTCGCGCGGTTCGAAGATCCTGGCAAAGTTCCGCGCATCACGCTGCGCCCGCTCCTCGACGCCGTTGATCCCAACTACACGGCGGTGCGGTTCCACATGGCCAACATCGTCGAACGCACGTCGATCATGCGCTATCTCAAGGCGAGCTGGATGGGCATGCTGCGGCGCCCGAGCCTCGCGGCGGGCGAGCTGCGCAATGCGCCTGCGACCCGCCAGGATCTCGATGACATTCTGACGCTCGAGCTTGACCGCCAGGACGATACCCATGGCAGCAGGAACAACTGGCGTTCAGTATTCGTTGCCGGCTTGCTGGATGATCCTGTCCTCGACTGGCTGATCGCCGCTTTCCAGCGGCCAAACTATCAACCCGACGGCCCATTGCTAGACGGCATCGTCTAGCGACGCACCATGAGTGGACTTACCCTTCCGGCAAAGGGGGACTGGTCCAGAGCGAGTGTATTGTCGCGCGCCGAATGGATGAACTGGCGCCAAACTTCGCCTATACTGGGACTGCGGCCTGACCCAAGCGCCGCCGATGGGGGACGATTGAGCGACCGGAACGACATCATCGCAGCAGCGAATGCGGGCAAGCTGCCCGAGCTGTTCGTCGAACGGCTGCGCCGTCACCGCACCGACGAGCTCGGCAAGGCGTTCCGCGCCACCCTGGCCAAACTCCACAATGACGGAACAATCGATTTGCTGGAACCCGCGCGGCAGATCGCGACATCACCGATCAACCAGCACGACTTCTTCACGGTGATGTACGTCTATAGCGAGCTGATCCCGGCGCTCGACGCCAGCGTCCCGGACATGCTCGCCGCCGTCAAAGCCCTGTCGACGCGCGCCGGCGAGGATCTCGCCTCGGGCATGGCCAATGGCGGCTATCGGACCTGGGCCGAACAGGGCAGCCGCGCTCGCGACACGTTCGAGACAATCAACCCCGAGGATGGTGACGACAGCGCCTATGTCTTCCTGGCGTTGCAGGCGCTGGCCAAGGCCGAGCCCGATGCAGCGCTCGACCGCGCGATCCTCTATGTCGGCGGCAATGCGGGTCCAGCGCGGTCGGCTGCGGCCAAGGCGATCGGCACGTTTGATCTTACCGATCCCGACCGCCGTACTCGCGCTACCGACGCGCTCGCCGCCCATGCAGCGAGCGCCGACGACAACAGCCTCGGCCATATCCTCGCGGCGATCTGCGAAATCGCTAAAGCTCATCCCGACACTCACACAAAGGCCGCGGCGCTGATCGACGCCAATATCGAACGTACCGGCGACCATGCGATCAACCAGCTATCGCTCGAACTGATGTTCCATGCCGACGAGCTACCGCCGGCAATCGTAAAGCCCCTGACCGCGATCATGCACCGTGTTCCGATCGGCAATCGCGGCACGATCCGCGACATTGGCGCGGCGGCGGGCAAGCTCGCCGACAAGAACCGCCTCGATGAAGCGCTGGCGCTGATCACGCCGTTGCTCTCACAGCATGAGGAGCTGACCTCCCTCGAGCCGCTCGGCAGCCTAAACTATCATCTGCTGCAGTTACCGCCCGATGAACTCGCTCAAACCATCATCATCTGGCTGCTGGCGTGCGACCCCAATCTTGGCCGCGCTACCATGGCGCTGGTCGGCGACCATCATGGCGATGCGCCGCTCATCCTCGATCCTCGCTCCGCAGCCGCCGGCCTCGACGACCCCGAGCGGCTGCTGCTTGCCCACCGGGCGATCGGCTGGCTGTTGGTCCATCCGGTCACTGCCGCGTCGCTGGTGGTCGGCCTGCTCGACGGCGCCGGCGACGCTGCGCAGGGCACGATCGCCGAACTGCTGTTCGATCCGCTTCTGATCAACTTCTCGGGGTCGGTCGGTGACTGGATCGCCGAACAGGCCAAGGCTCCGGGTCATCCATCACAAGCCATCCTCGAAGATCTCATCACGCGGCTCGAGGCTTATATCGAGGGGCTGCGGGAGCCCGGCCGGATCAAGGAACTGCGCCCGTCCGAGCGCGAACGGCTGATCGAGAACCACCGCCAGCATGAGTCGATGCGCCAAGCCTATAAGGCATCGGAGAAAACCTCGATCCTCGCGTCGCTCGCAACGCGGCAGGTGCTGCTCTACGGCACGCGCTCGATCAGCTATTTCAAGGGAATGGGCGGCAAGCAGCAGCGCAGCGAGATGAAGATGCACAGCTTCAGCCACAGCATCGAATCGCCGCGCCTCAACATCCTCGAGCCGTTCGACCTTGACTATATGCTGCGCGTGTTTCGCGCGATGAGAACCGCGCCATGAAACTCGTCATCCGGGAATATCTGGCGTCGCTGAAGGAGCGCGACGAACTCGACGCGATTCTACCCGACCTACTGACCGAACTGGGCTTCACGGTCTATTCGCGGCCGGCGCGTGGCACGCGCCAATATGGCGTCGATGTCGCCGCGGTCGGCCCCGGTCAGGATGGCATCCGGCGCGTGCATCTGTTTTCGGTCAAGTCGGGCGACCTCGATCGCAACGAATGGAATACGGCGAGCCCGCAAAGTCTCAGACCGTCGCTCGACGAAATCCTCGATCATTATATCACGAGCCGCATCCCGCCCGAATATGCGAGGCTCCCGATCGCAATCTGCCTGACCTTCGGCGGTGCGATCGATGAGCAGGTCCGCGCCGAAGTGACGGGTTATATGACCCGCAACACCACGCCCAAGATCAGCTTCGAGGAGTGGAACGGCGATCGGCTGGCGCAGGTCATTCTCGACGGCATCTTGCGCGAGGAGCTACTGCCAGCACCGCAACGTAGTCATTTGCGCAAGGCCGTGGCGATGGTCGAGGAGCCCGACATCGCGCTCGACCACTTCCAAAGGCTGTTGCGCGCCATAGCTGACCAGCCCGGTGCGACGCCCGCAGGCCGGCTCAGTCAGGCGCGGCTGATCAACATCTGTCTGTGGATCATGTTTGTCTGGGCGCGTGTGTCATCGGTCGTGCAATTCTCCGCAAAAGTGGGCTTTGAAAATTCCCTAGTTGGTGGCCCCTTCATCTCATTCTGCCGGGGCTAGCCCCGGCAGAATGAGATGAGCCGACATTGTCCTCATCTCCTTTGCAGACGCGGAGACGGGGCCGATGATCCGACTTGGAGAATTGATGATGATCCTCGAACTACATCGGCAGGGCGTATCGATATCCGCCATTGCCCGACGCACTGGTCGCGATCCCAAGACCATCCGAAAATATATCGAACGGGGCATCGAGGCCCCGGTTTACGGCCCTCGCATGCTGGGTCGACCGAACAAACTGGCACCCTATCTGGAATTTTTGCGTGAGCGAGTGACGGCCTTTCCCGATCTGACTGCGGCGCGCCTGACGCGGGAAATCCGTGAGCTGGGATATATGGGCGCCTATACCGCGGTAAAGCGGTTCCTGGCAGCGATCCGGCCGGAAAACGGCCCCAAGCCCTTTGAGGTTCGGTTCGAGACGCCGCCTGGCGTGCAGGCACAGGTCGACTTTGCCCGGTTCGTCGTCGAATTTACCGATGAGCCCGGCGTCAGCCGGATCGTCTGGCTGTTCAGCCTGGTGCTGGGACATTCGCGCTTCCTGTTTGCGCGCTACGTCATGCATCAGGATCTCCAAAGCCTGTTGCGCTGTCATATGCAGGCCTTTGAAGCGCTCGGCGGCGTCCCGATCGAGATCCTCTACGATCGCATGAAAACCGCTGTGACCGGGGAAGATGATCAGGGCCACATCATCTACAATC
This genomic window from Sphingobium cloacae contains:
- a CDS encoding DUF2274 domain-containing protein encodes the protein MTKLKLGPLADDRPVKLTVELPASVHRDLVVYGELLGEGSPIPPARLIAPMLERFMATDRVFAKARRDR
- a CDS encoding type II toxin-antitoxin system RelE/ParE family toxin, with protein sequence MTAFRVQDRAGCRLDDIYVYTRDTWSEEQAVRYIRGLFKRFGEIAARKTPWRPVPAEFGVDGFYCRHEHHYIYWRLLSDGAVGIVTVLHERMHQLERFREDAPL
- a CDS encoding TenA family protein; protein product: MSERFTDSLRQASEPSWSRATGHRLVTQLFDGSVPDKVMASYLIQDHRFLDSFLILLGAAMASADSFEARIRFGQFTGMVSGEENTYFLRSFEALGVSERERRDAPDTEPTAGFKAIMREAAATRSYVAALAVLNVAEWLYLDWAMKAPQPLPENFVHAEWITLHDNPDFRDFVAFLRAELDRVGPSEAEVARDFFLRAVALELAFFDAAYEVEA
- a CDS encoding HNH endonuclease, producing the protein MNRLDPSEDFDDAGALDALGLNTRLKSYPDFAVEIPALKAGYLQYVAASGNAHVILNVALPDPIKAQLKSLYASPSNELPHINRMRAESDANCCPMCGSFHSGTLDHLLPKTDFPAFAIFGRNLVPACKCNSKRSTLLTGPNPGERILHPYYDDILGERLFVARFEDPGKVPRITLRPLLDAVDPNYTAVRFHMANIVERTSIMRYLKASWMGMLRRPSLAAGELRNAPATRQDLDDILTLELDRQDDTHGSRNNWRSVFVAGLLDDPVLDWLIAAFQRPNYQPDGPLLDGIV
- a CDS encoding GIY-YIG nuclease family protein; this encodes MIIETELLAAMCKALPASVAAGPETPDCAPCGKGAYALIITIGSPAEFAHKGITHVLPASTYIYAGSAYGPGGIGARLRRHFQREKKLHWHIDRLTTAAESVRALAIEHGRECEIIAALGHLPGFRHPALGFGSSDCRTCSSHLLQYCP
- the istA gene encoding IS21 family transposase — encoded protein: MIRLGELMMILELHRQGVSISAIARRTGRDPKTIRKYIERGIEAPVYGPRMLGRPNKLAPYLEFLRERVTAFPDLTAARLTREIRELGYMGAYTAVKRFLAAIRPENGPKPFEVRFETPPGVQAQVDFARFVVEFTDEPGVSRIVWLFSLVLGHSRFLFARYVMHQDLQSLLRCHMQAFEALGGVPIEILYDRMKTAVTGEDDQGHIIYNRSLLALAGHYRFVPRACRPYRAKTKGKVERPFSYIRKDFFLGRSFRNLDDLNVQLIDWLDTVANVRVHGTTQRIIAEAFAAEQPELQLLPAGRFDAVLKLERRVSHDGMVSVGGNYYSVPDRTRRVVEIQQLPDKIRIVDLGQVIAEHPVLEGRRQYRIDPAHRTGSSGAKRRIHGKEVIAIGRVGEHVAVRSLAIYQAIGSQLARGDRP
- a CDS encoding thermonuclease family protein, whose product is MRRGRRGWQKRRSPAPKTKLSNRAFWTVTAIMSASAFGAVWFWDGGPSVSSPGDPDTFACTAPYIHDGDNIRCQETGRGRLYGIDAPEMPGACRPGRSCTPGDPIASRNHLRSLTASGDIRCRKIETDHYGRAILQCWTGQTDLACAQVKAGHAVKRYGNLRCR
- a CDS encoding AAA family ATPase, giving the protein MVAENPSQDYCVQFVTERGISRQSEPGTITIAPSSDSWNDFGERILVEIAIQPRSEPPFSHERLTFRGFFGFVDKQAGKSDTLHLRDIVDQTPDTPVSADKVPDYFTMLPDMASYRRIVGYLGPEEARLALRAINDIVEADDRPVNRPWLRAARESQIFLNAFLRHSEPYFTWKNAAPILRGVEYEELDRISDGLHIKFRLAGRPNDHDLTFRFADGDAVLPQRFAIVIGKNGVGKSQTLAQIVDAALAGKPKLTDTRGDRPLFNRILGFYPSATITSVFPSDRRKHARVWYRRFSMVSGRSRQTTSDLIVQLARSIEGIGGTSRYEIFLKAITTIDGFRELVLRTKSGERGPVPVHGLNRGAEQETIRRYASINTRSEPVRMIDGKTYPLSSGELSFLRFAALAGLYIENGTLLLFDEPETHLHPNFISQFVALLDGLLAQTGSAAILATHSVYFVREAVEEQVTVLRSDEDRAISAETPTLKTFGADVGAISYFVFGEDQPSRLALEVENKIMAQTASWATVFETYKDRVSLDLLGEIRARVEGTDSEADGQ
- a CDS encoding TenA family protein, which encodes MDIFDRLKASAQSDWDSYVDHAFVRQMGDGTLPEPAFRTYLVQDYLFLIQFARAWALAAYKSRTIADIRAAQAGLASILDETELHVRLCARWGLSPEALEAAPEHQATVAYTRFVLDCGAAGDLLDLHVALAPCVIGYAEIGRKLAPHGVDALGDHPYREWIGEYAGDGYQGVADAARRHLDDLAARSLTDRRFAELSSLFGKASRLEADFWQMGLDGVTKERRD
- a CDS encoding ribbon-helix-helix domain-containing protein; translated protein: MSRTMTLNVRVSGALGEFVASNVGDDGAYENVSEYVRDLIRRDKERAEAERFERLKVELTAAFAAPESAYEAIDAETVIARNARH